In the Puntigrus tetrazona isolate hp1 chromosome 9, ASM1883169v1, whole genome shotgun sequence genome, one interval contains:
- the LOC122351850 gene encoding sterol 26-hydroxylase, mitochondrial-like → MAVRLAVSSAERRIRFGFLRPVTVATNIRRGAVGNAAASVTVQDSHEKLKTVADLPEIKTFWMLYTMIIKRCMNRIHEMQIYSSKDYGPLFRVNAGNLQSICINSVDLLEELLRKDEKFPSRGHMNLWREHRDMRGISYGPFTEEGEKWYKLRRVLNKRMLHPKDSVQYGDVVNAVVTDFIERIHSLREMSPTGDLVSNLTSELYRFSLEGISSILFETRIGCLEKEIPAETQDFINSIAQMFTYNVHVVFLPNWTRNYLPFWQWYIDGWDGIFKFARKMIDMKMEAIQKRVDANQEVAGEYLTYLLSNVKMSSKDVYGSISELLMAGVDTTSNTVLWALYLLSRDPEAQEALYQDVTRVLNGDKIPTAQEVNSMPYLKAVVKETLRMYPVVPMNSRVISENDVVIGGYFFPKETSFGLCHFAMSHDEKVFPEPRKFKPDRWLRDGRTRPNPFGSLPFGFGVRGCVGRRIAELEIYLLLARLIQLFEVRPDPAVGEVRSLSRSVLVPDRQVNLHFVERQKTSSEP, encoded by the exons ATGGCTGTTCGTCTTGCAGTGAGTTCTGCAGAAAGAAGGATCAGATTCGGTTTTCTGAGGCCTGTGACAGTGGCCACAAACATCAGGAGAGGGGCAGTAGGTAATGCTGCTGCTTCTGTCACTGTCCAGGACAGCCACGAGAAGCTTAAGACTGTAGCTGACCTCCCAGAGATCAAAACCTTTTGGATGCTCTACACAATGATTATTAAAAGGTGCATGAATCGCATACATGAGATGCAG ATATACTCAAGCAAGGATTATGGCCCTTTGTTCAGAGTGAATGCTGGAAACCTCCAATCCATTTGCATAAACAGTGTGGACTTACTGGAGGAACTCCTTAGAAAAGATGAGAAGTTTCCTTCCAGAGGACACATGAATCTGTGGAGAGAGCACCGTGACATGAGAGGCATCAGCTACGGCCCTTTCACAGA agaaggagagaaatggTACAAACTGCGGAGAGTGCTGAACAAACGCATGCTGCACCCAAAGGACTCTGTTCAGTATGGAGATGTGGTCAATGCAGTGGTCACAGACTTCATCGAACGCATTCATTCTCTGCGGGAGATGAGCCCCACTGGTGATCTGGTCTCCAACTTGACCAGTGAGCTTTATCGTTTTTCCCTTGAAG GTATCTCATCCATTCTGTTTGAGACACGCATTGGCTGCCTGGAAAAAGAAATTCCGGCTGAGACGCAAGATTTTATTAACTCAATTGCACAAATGTTCACCTACAACGTCCACGTTGTGTTCCTGCCAAACTGGACTCGAAATTACTTGCCATTTTGGCAGTGGTACATTGATGGTTGGGATGGCATATTCAAATTTG CCAGAAAAATGATTGACATGAAGATGGAGGCCATACAGAAGCGTGTGGATGCAAATCAGGAGGTTGCTGGGGAGTATCTCACTTACCTGCTTTCCAATGTCAAGATGAGCAGTAAAGATGTGTATGGAAGTATTTCTGAGCTGCTGATGGCTGGAGTGGACACA ACCTCCAACACTGTGCTGTGGGCGCTGTATCTTCTCTCAAGAGATCCAGAAGCTCAAGAGGCTCTGTATCAGGACGTAACCAGAGTCTTAAATGGTGACAAAATCCCAACAGCGCAGGAAGTGAACAGCATGCCTTACCTCAAAGCCGTCGTCAAGGAAACATTAAG GATGTACCCCGTGGTGCCCATGAATTCTCGTGTTATTTCAGAAAATGATGTTGTCATTGGAGGATACTTTTTCCCTAAAGAG acatCATTCGGTTTGTGCCACTTTGCAATGAGCCATGATGAGAAAGTCTTCCCAGAGCCACGAAAGTTCAAACCTGACCGCTGGCTCAGAGATGGCAGAACAAGACCCAACCCATTTGGATCACTTCCGTTTGGCTTTGGAGTCAGAGGCTGTGTTGGACGCCGCATTGCTGAACTGGAGATATATCTGCTTTTGGCAAGG ttaatcCAGTTGTTTGAAGTCCGACCGGACCCAGCTGTAGGTGAGGTTAGGTCACTCAGTCGCTCAGTGCTTGTGCCAGACAGACAGGTGAACCTTCACTTTGTGGAGAGACAGAAGACATCTTCTGAACCATAG